The following are encoded together in the Hyalangium minutum genome:
- a CDS encoding 3-hydroxyacyl-CoA dehydrogenase/enoyl-CoA hydratase family protein → MTTRIRKVAVLGAGVMGSGIAAHLANSGVRALLLDIVPPKAAPGEDTSSKAFRNKFVLGALANMRKQRPSPIVSEQVFTAIEVGNFEDDMARIAECDWVIEVVKEDMAVKQALFAKVEQHARKGAIISSNTSGLSIAGMLQGRGEDFRKNFLVTHFFNPVRYMKLLELVAGKETDPEVVRTIHRFGEEVLGKGIVYGKDTTNFIANRIGVYGMMRTISAMREAEMTVEEVDKIFGPAMGRPKSAVFRTADIVGLDTFIHVAKNCYDTLAHDERRDTFATPDFLQKMVEKGMLGDKSGSGFYKKAKGGGGDGEKEILALDLNTLEYRKQNKVRYESLGAAKEVEDVRERVATVMKGQDKAAKFAERVTLDVLAYSSRRIPEIADDIVNVDRGVRWGFGWDLGPFETWDAYGVRAGVARMKELGIEPAPWVEQMLAAGRESFYGVQDGRDTYWDIPSKSVKPVQENARTQRVEYLKRGNKKITGNDSASLWDMGDGVTLLEFHSKMNSIDDAIIAMMNTALDETEKNHLGLVIGNDGSNFSAGANIMAMLMAAKSDEFEAIRKMAAAFQAANQRMRYSPVPVVSAPFNLTLGGGAEAAMGANAIQASAELYMGLVEVGVGLIPGGGGTMQLMRNVYGNYSTDKDFDPLPFLKKVFLSIGTAKVATSAEEAREAGFLKDSDGISANRDFLLADAKQRVLGMAKSGFRAPRPTRFRLAGPSGAATIDMMLYDMQLNNQISAHDRKIGQKLARVLTGGDTSPTALVTEEQLLELELEAFLSLTGEEKTQDRLMFMLEKGKPLRN, encoded by the coding sequence ATGACGACGCGGATCCGCAAAGTGGCAGTCCTGGGCGCTGGCGTGATGGGCAGTGGTATTGCCGCGCACCTGGCCAATTCGGGCGTGCGCGCGCTCCTGCTGGACATCGTCCCCCCCAAGGCGGCACCGGGCGAGGACACCTCCTCCAAGGCCTTCCGCAACAAGTTCGTGCTGGGCGCCCTGGCCAACATGCGCAAGCAGCGCCCCAGCCCCATCGTCTCCGAGCAGGTGTTCACCGCCATCGAGGTGGGCAACTTCGAGGATGACATGGCCCGCATCGCCGAGTGCGACTGGGTCATCGAGGTGGTGAAGGAGGACATGGCCGTCAAGCAGGCCCTGTTCGCCAAGGTGGAGCAGCACGCGCGCAAGGGCGCCATCATCAGCTCCAACACCTCGGGTCTCTCCATCGCGGGGATGCTCCAGGGGCGCGGTGAGGACTTCCGCAAGAACTTCCTGGTGACGCACTTCTTCAACCCCGTGCGCTACATGAAGCTGCTGGAGCTGGTGGCCGGCAAGGAGACGGATCCCGAGGTGGTGCGCACCATCCACCGCTTTGGCGAGGAGGTGCTCGGCAAGGGCATCGTCTACGGCAAGGACACCACGAACTTCATCGCCAACCGCATCGGCGTGTACGGGATGATGCGGACCATCTCCGCCATGCGCGAGGCGGAGATGACGGTGGAGGAGGTGGACAAGATCTTTGGCCCCGCCATGGGCCGCCCCAAGTCTGCCGTGTTCCGCACTGCGGACATCGTCGGCTTGGACACCTTCATCCACGTGGCGAAGAACTGTTACGACACGCTCGCCCACGATGAGCGCCGTGACACGTTCGCCACCCCGGACTTCCTCCAGAAGATGGTGGAGAAGGGGATGCTGGGCGACAAGAGCGGCTCGGGCTTCTACAAGAAGGCCAAGGGCGGCGGCGGGGACGGCGAGAAGGAGATCCTCGCGCTGGACCTGAACACGCTCGAGTACCGGAAGCAGAACAAGGTCCGCTACGAGTCGCTGGGCGCGGCCAAGGAAGTGGAGGATGTGCGCGAGCGCGTCGCCACGGTGATGAAGGGCCAGGACAAGGCCGCCAAGTTCGCCGAGCGCGTCACTCTGGACGTGCTGGCGTACTCCAGCCGCCGGATTCCGGAGATCGCCGACGACATCGTCAACGTCGACCGCGGCGTGCGCTGGGGCTTCGGCTGGGACCTGGGGCCCTTCGAGACGTGGGATGCGTACGGCGTGCGCGCGGGCGTGGCGCGGATGAAGGAGCTGGGCATCGAGCCGGCGCCCTGGGTGGAGCAGATGCTGGCGGCGGGCCGTGAGTCCTTCTACGGCGTGCAGGACGGCCGTGACACGTACTGGGACATCCCCAGCAAGTCGGTGAAGCCGGTGCAGGAGAACGCGCGCACCCAGCGCGTGGAGTACCTCAAGCGCGGCAACAAGAAGATCACCGGCAACGATAGCGCCTCGCTGTGGGACATGGGCGACGGCGTCACGCTGCTGGAGTTCCACTCGAAGATGAACTCCATCGATGACGCGATCATCGCGATGATGAACACGGCCCTGGACGAGACGGAGAAGAACCACCTGGGCCTGGTGATTGGCAACGACGGGTCGAACTTCTCGGCGGGCGCCAACATCATGGCGATGCTGATGGCGGCCAAGAGCGACGAGTTCGAGGCCATCCGGAAGATGGCGGCGGCGTTCCAGGCGGCCAATCAGCGCATGCGCTACAGCCCGGTGCCGGTGGTGTCGGCGCCCTTCAACCTCACCCTGGGCGGCGGCGCGGAGGCGGCGATGGGCGCCAATGCCATCCAGGCCTCGGCCGAGCTGTACATGGGCCTGGTGGAAGTGGGCGTGGGCCTCATCCCCGGCGGTGGCGGCACGATGCAGTTGATGCGCAACGTGTACGGCAACTACTCGACGGACAAGGACTTCGATCCGCTGCCGTTCCTCAAGAAGGTGTTCCTGTCGATCGGCACGGCGAAGGTGGCCACCAGCGCCGAGGAGGCCCGGGAGGCGGGCTTCCTGAAGGACAGCGACGGCATCAGCGCCAACCGGGACTTCCTGCTGGCGGACGCCAAGCAGCGGGTGCTGGGCATGGCGAAGTCGGGCTTCCGGGCACCTCGGCCCACCCGGTTCCGGCTGGCAGGCCCCAGCGGCGCGGCCACCATCGACATGATGCTGTACGACATGCAGCTCAACAACCAGATCTCCGCGCACGATCGGAAGATCGGCCAGAAGCTGGCTCGGGTGCTGACCGGTGGCGACACCAGCCCCACGGCGCTGGTGACCGAGGAGCAGCTGCTGGAGCTCGAGCTGGAGGCGTTCCTCAGCCTCACGGGCGAGGAGAAGACCCAGGATCGGCTCATGTTCATGCTGGAGAAGGGGAAGCCGCTGCGGAACTAG
- a CDS encoding M1 family metallopeptidase produces MPRLDPHSYNDSTQPETESLDWKARVDFRTRRLHAEVTLTLKEPSAGPLDLDTRELDIRAVVDDQGKPLPFHLAPPEPILGSRLRIQLPKGLRQLTVRYRTSPQASALQWLTPSQTAGGQHPFLFSQCQAIHARSVIPLQDTPRIRIRYKAALTIPKALKAVMAAGFVRREEPSVEAVEHYEMPQPIPPYLLAFAVGSLAAKELGPRSRVWAEPELLEAAASEFEDVDAMLRMAESLFGPYDWERFDLLTMPPSFPYGGMENPRLTFLTPTLLAGDKSLVNVVAHELAHSWTGNLVTNASAEHFWLNESFTVFAERRILEALEGQEEATLHAALGRRSLETAIEHFKAHPQHTVLRTHLAGIDPDDVFSQVPYEKGYLMLCAMEQAVGRPAFDGYLKRYIDTFRFQALTTEDWVAFTERELPGVLAKVSADAYLHQPGIPSAAPSARSGKLEEIQRLKGTVPSPDAVKDWTPTEWQLFLEWLPVNFSRDNIRALDERFRFTNSTNSEVLVSWLVAALRAHYPPALERTETFLGEVGRMKYLKPLYSALHSSREYRGKAKEIFQKYADRYHPIAKQGIEGILSRA; encoded by the coding sequence ATGCCCCGCCTCGATCCCCACTCGTACAACGACAGCACGCAGCCCGAGACCGAATCCCTTGACTGGAAGGCCCGAGTGGACTTCCGGACGCGCAGGCTGCACGCGGAGGTCACCCTCACCCTCAAGGAGCCGTCCGCCGGTCCGTTGGACCTGGACACCCGGGAACTCGACATCCGTGCAGTGGTGGACGATCAGGGAAAACCCCTGCCGTTCCACCTGGCCCCCCCGGAGCCCATCCTGGGCAGCCGGCTGCGGATTCAGCTCCCGAAAGGCCTGCGCCAGCTGACGGTGCGCTATCGCACCTCGCCCCAGGCCAGCGCGCTCCAGTGGCTGACGCCCTCGCAGACGGCGGGGGGCCAGCACCCGTTCCTCTTCAGCCAGTGCCAGGCCATCCACGCCCGTTCCGTGATTCCCCTGCAGGACACCCCGCGCATCCGCATCCGCTACAAGGCGGCGCTGACGATTCCCAAGGCGCTCAAGGCGGTGATGGCAGCGGGCTTCGTGCGCCGCGAGGAGCCCAGCGTGGAGGCGGTGGAGCACTACGAGATGCCCCAGCCGATTCCGCCGTACCTGCTGGCGTTCGCGGTGGGGAGCCTGGCGGCCAAGGAGCTGGGTCCGCGCTCGCGCGTGTGGGCCGAGCCCGAGCTGCTGGAGGCCGCCGCCTCCGAGTTCGAGGACGTGGACGCCATGCTGCGCATGGCCGAGTCCCTCTTCGGGCCGTATGACTGGGAGCGGTTCGACTTGCTCACCATGCCTCCCTCGTTCCCGTACGGCGGCATGGAGAACCCGCGGCTGACGTTCCTCACGCCCACGCTGCTGGCCGGGGACAAGAGCCTGGTGAATGTGGTGGCGCACGAGCTGGCGCACTCGTGGACGGGCAACCTGGTGACCAACGCCTCCGCCGAGCACTTCTGGCTCAACGAGAGCTTCACGGTGTTCGCCGAGCGGCGCATCCTCGAGGCGCTGGAGGGCCAGGAGGAGGCCACGCTGCACGCCGCGTTGGGTCGGCGCTCGCTGGAGACGGCGATCGAGCACTTCAAGGCGCACCCGCAGCACACGGTGCTGCGCACCCACCTGGCGGGCATTGATCCGGACGATGTCTTCTCTCAGGTGCCCTACGAGAAGGGCTACCTCATGCTCTGCGCCATGGAGCAGGCGGTGGGGCGCCCGGCCTTCGATGGGTACCTGAAGCGCTACATCGACACGTTCCGCTTCCAGGCGTTGACCACGGAGGACTGGGTGGCCTTCACGGAGCGCGAGCTGCCCGGAGTGCTGGCCAAGGTGAGCGCGGACGCGTACCTGCACCAGCCGGGGATTCCCTCGGCGGCGCCCTCGGCGCGCTCGGGCAAGCTGGAGGAGATCCAGCGGCTCAAGGGCACCGTGCCCTCACCGGACGCGGTGAAGGACTGGACGCCCACCGAGTGGCAGCTCTTCCTGGAGTGGCTGCCGGTGAACTTCTCGCGCGACAACATCCGCGCGCTGGACGAGCGGTTCCGGTTCACGAACAGCACCAACTCGGAGGTGCTGGTGTCGTGGCTGGTGGCGGCGCTGCGGGCCCACTACCCGCCCGCGCTGGAGCGCACGGAGACGTTCCTAGGCGAGGTGGGGCGCATGAAGTACCTCAAGCCCCTCTACAGCGCGCTCCACTCCTCCAGGGAATACCGGGGCAAGGCGAAGGAGATCTTCCAGAAGTACGCCGATCGCTACCACCCCATCGCGAAGCAGGGCATCGAGGGCATCCTCAGCCGGGCATGA
- a CDS encoding ABA4-like family protein yields MSPETAFQIINLGVLPFWLLLLFAPRWKWTQKIVQSVLIVAALGLIHFLTVLKADFPEGTSGMSLRAAMLMFDEPWGMVACWAHYLAFDLFVGAWLVRDAIRRNIPHLAVVPCLVLTNMLGPTGFLAYLILRAVLRRTLTFQEEAPSGRVPAPQQHLGDRVTA; encoded by the coding sequence ATGAGTCCAGAGACCGCGTTCCAGATCATCAACCTGGGTGTTCTTCCCTTCTGGCTGCTGCTGCTGTTCGCCCCCCGCTGGAAATGGACGCAGAAGATCGTCCAATCCGTGCTGATCGTCGCAGCCCTCGGGCTGATCCACTTCCTCACGGTGCTCAAAGCGGACTTCCCCGAGGGCACCAGCGGCATGAGCCTCCGCGCCGCCATGCTCATGTTCGATGAGCCCTGGGGCATGGTGGCGTGCTGGGCGCACTACCTCGCGTTCGATCTATTCGTCGGCGCGTGGCTCGTGCGGGATGCCATCCGGCGGAACATTCCCCACCTGGCGGTTGTCCCCTGCCTGGTGCTGACGAACATGCTCGGCCCCACGGGCTTCCTGGCGTACCTGATCCTGCGCGCCGTCCTGCGTAGGACGCTCACCTTCCAGGAAGAGGCCCCCTCGGGCCGGGTCCCCGCTCCCCAGCAGCATCTGGGCGATCGGGTGACCGCGTAA
- a CDS encoding DNA-methyltransferase → MSAEATALKIAERSLVPFAKGEAYRLYQGDSVELMNQFPEQQFDLIFADPPYFLSNGGFTCKSGKRASVQKGAWDVSRGVEEDHAFTMEWLKSCQRLLKPTGTIWVSGTQHVIFNVGFAMQKLGYKLLNTVTWYKPNASPNLSCRYFTHSTELLIWASPKQTKTLQHTFNYARMKAENGGKQMRDVWNLPRTGEEELTADGSGRMWTQIAPRREEKAFGSHPTQKPVALLERIIEASTPEDAAILDPFNGSGTSGVAALKLGRRYTGIDLDPKYLELTKKRLDAVSR, encoded by the coding sequence ATGTCCGCGGAAGCCACTGCCCTGAAGATTGCCGAGCGCTCCCTGGTTCCCTTTGCCAAGGGCGAGGCGTACCGGCTGTATCAGGGTGACAGCGTGGAGTTGATGAATCAGTTCCCGGAGCAGCAGTTCGATCTGATCTTCGCGGATCCGCCGTACTTCCTGTCCAACGGGGGCTTCACCTGCAAGAGCGGCAAGCGCGCCTCGGTGCAGAAGGGCGCGTGGGATGTGTCGCGCGGGGTGGAGGAGGACCACGCCTTCACGATGGAGTGGCTGAAGTCCTGCCAGCGCTTGCTCAAGCCCACCGGGACGATCTGGGTGAGCGGCACCCAGCACGTCATCTTCAACGTCGGCTTCGCGATGCAGAAGCTGGGCTACAAGCTGCTCAACACGGTGACCTGGTACAAGCCGAACGCCAGCCCGAACCTGTCGTGCCGGTACTTCACGCACTCCACCGAGCTGCTCATCTGGGCGTCGCCGAAGCAGACGAAGACGCTGCAGCACACGTTCAACTACGCGCGGATGAAGGCGGAGAACGGCGGCAAGCAGATGCGCGACGTGTGGAACCTGCCGCGCACGGGCGAGGAGGAGCTGACGGCGGATGGCTCCGGGCGCATGTGGACGCAGATTGCGCCGCGCCGCGAGGAGAAGGCCTTCGGCAGCCACCCGACGCAGAAGCCGGTGGCGCTGCTGGAGCGCATCATCGAGGCGAGCACGCCCGAGGACGCGGCCATCCTGGACCCGTTCAACGGCAGCGGCACCTCGGGAGTGGCCGCGCTGAAGCTGGGCCGCCGCTACACGGGCATCGACCTGGATCCGAAGTACCTGGAGCTCACGAAGAAGCGCCTGGACGCCGTCTCCCGCTGA
- a CDS encoding 5'-nucleotidase — MPQLVLDAGNALFKFPTSSGEANEKARAELILKQMDAQGTSAMAVGARDLTLGLDFLKGAAKGAKMKVLSVNLVDKQGKAPFPASTVLTAGELKLGVVGASPEGVLPGAEGKPVIPAVLAEAKRLREKDKVDVVVVLAAVPYDLARRLAQQGEGVDFVIQSHEGRPPGIAAKDGLATLIPPGERGRQLARLELSVNGPGAFVDLATAGQAEQSLKNIEANLSRAKERLATTKDPAAKKALEETVATFESRRVALQKQVKAGATGTARTHLLSYLQLGTDVPSDPTVQKLVEKLEPPGGGHDGHGH; from the coding sequence ATGCCGCAGCTCGTCCTGGATGCGGGCAACGCGCTCTTCAAGTTCCCCACCAGCAGCGGGGAGGCGAACGAGAAGGCTCGCGCGGAGCTCATCCTGAAGCAGATGGACGCGCAGGGCACTTCGGCCATGGCCGTGGGCGCGCGCGACCTGACGCTCGGGCTGGACTTCCTCAAGGGCGCCGCGAAGGGCGCGAAGATGAAGGTCCTGTCCGTGAACCTCGTGGACAAGCAGGGCAAGGCGCCGTTCCCGGCCTCCACGGTGCTCACCGCTGGGGAGCTGAAGCTCGGCGTGGTGGGAGCCTCTCCCGAGGGCGTTCTGCCCGGGGCCGAGGGCAAGCCCGTCATTCCCGCCGTGCTGGCCGAGGCCAAGCGCCTGCGCGAGAAGGACAAGGTGGACGTGGTGGTGGTGCTCGCCGCGGTACCGTACGATCTCGCACGGCGGCTGGCCCAGCAGGGCGAGGGCGTGGACTTCGTGATCCAGTCCCACGAGGGCCGTCCCCCAGGCATTGCCGCCAAGGATGGCCTGGCCACGCTGATCCCGCCGGGAGAGCGGGGACGCCAGCTCGCTCGCCTGGAGCTGTCCGTGAATGGTCCGGGCGCCTTCGTGGACCTGGCCACGGCAGGACAGGCCGAGCAGAGCCTCAAGAACATCGAGGCCAACCTGTCTCGGGCCAAGGAGCGCCTGGCCACCACAAAGGATCCGGCCGCCAAGAAGGCACTCGAGGAGACGGTCGCTACCTTCGAGTCCAGGCGGGTAGCCTTGCAGAAGCAGGTGAAGGCGGGCGCAACGGGAACGGCCCGGACGCATCTACTCTCGTACCTGCAGCTGGGGACGGATGTACCCTCCGACCCTACCGTCCAGAAGCTGGTGGAAAAGCTGGAGCCCCCAGGAGGGGGGCATGACGGCCACGGCCACTAA
- a CDS encoding tol-pal system protein, with protein sequence MRRLALLALLALSGCFYPASRGRTLEAKVDKLSADNARMAEELKQARAQLDATLPRIDEKVAEVTQALESLEKGSRRNTADIGIQLQKTVEDLANLRGQVETYLYKIGELEAGLGKLLSDAEKKQLAQQGADAQKEAEAKKQAEALKRPEDKKEFLAMAQEKAKAGELALARQLYSEWMKKWAKDPLMGEAHFGMGETYYTENKCREALFEYGKVIQDFAKTPSAPEAYLRSSDCFGKLKMTEESRLALEELVKAFPKSDAAKTAKTKLAELDKAKKPAPKPAPAPAAPKKGSK encoded by the coding sequence ATGAGACGGCTCGCATTGCTAGCCCTGCTCGCCCTCTCGGGCTGCTTCTATCCGGCCAGCCGGGGCCGCACGCTCGAGGCAAAGGTCGACAAGCTCAGCGCAGACAACGCGCGCATGGCCGAGGAACTGAAGCAGGCCCGCGCCCAGCTCGATGCCACGCTGCCGCGCATCGACGAGAAGGTCGCCGAGGTGACCCAGGCGCTGGAGAGCCTGGAGAAGGGCTCGCGGCGCAATACCGCGGACATCGGCATCCAGCTGCAGAAGACGGTGGAGGACCTGGCCAACCTGCGCGGGCAGGTGGAGACGTACCTCTACAAGATTGGCGAGCTGGAGGCGGGGCTCGGCAAGCTCCTGTCCGACGCGGAGAAGAAGCAGCTGGCCCAGCAGGGCGCGGACGCGCAGAAGGAGGCCGAGGCGAAGAAGCAGGCCGAGGCCCTCAAGCGCCCGGAGGACAAGAAGGAGTTCCTCGCGATGGCGCAGGAGAAGGCCAAGGCCGGGGAACTGGCCCTGGCGCGTCAGCTCTACTCAGAGTGGATGAAGAAGTGGGCCAAGGACCCGCTCATGGGCGAGGCGCACTTCGGGATGGGCGAGACGTACTACACGGAGAACAAGTGCCGCGAGGCGCTCTTCGAGTACGGCAAGGTCATCCAGGACTTCGCGAAGACGCCGTCGGCTCCGGAGGCGTACCTGCGCTCCTCGGACTGCTTCGGCAAGCTGAAGATGACGGAGGAGTCGCGGCTGGCGCTGGAGGAACTGGTGAAGGCCTTCCCCAAGTCGGACGCGGCGAAGACGGCGAAGACGAAGCTGGCGGAGCTGGACAAGGCGAAGAAGCCCGCGCCGAAACCCGCACCTGCTCCGGCGGCGCCGAAGAAGGGGAGCAAATGA